A region of Gracilinanus agilis isolate LMUSP501 chromosome 3, AgileGrace, whole genome shotgun sequence DNA encodes the following proteins:
- the LOC123241226 gene encoding NADH dehydrogenase [ubiquinone] 1 subunit C2-like has translation SGLHRQLLYVTSFYFVGYYFIKRQDFKYAERDRDMHLYMKLHPEDYKDKERKTYAEIVEEFYPIR, from the exons TCAGGCTTGCATCGCCAGCTCTTATATgtcacttcattttattttgtggGCTATTACTTTATTAAACGCCAAGACTTTAAATATGCTGAAAGGGACCGTGATATGCATCTGTATATGAAACTGCATCCAGAAGATTATAAAGACAAAG aaAGGAAAACTTATGCTGAAATTGTTGAAGAGTTTTATCCAATTCGCTGA